A DNA window from Candidatus Brocadiaceae bacterium contains the following coding sequences:
- a CDS encoding SIS domain-containing protein translates to MEKTRADLFDIVNARLNGISLLLQEMDVGAAERLTQMLLKARRVFVTGKGRSGYIGQCLAMRLMQMGLDAHVPGEATCPRIRRGDLMVGISCSGTTMSTVQFARIARESKASVAALTAVPDSPFARNADHVIVVPVTGKDVKKRYRYVLGPHNNTLFEQALLLYFDGLVYSILERKGIPKRRLSDRHANLE, encoded by the coding sequence CATCGTCAACGCACGCCTGAACGGCATCAGCCTGCTGCTCCAGGAGATGGACGTCGGGGCGGCCGAGCGCCTCACCCAGATGCTGCTGAAGGCCAGGCGCGTGTTCGTGACCGGCAAGGGCCGCTCGGGCTACATCGGCCAGTGCCTGGCCATGCGGCTGATGCAGATGGGGCTGGACGCCCACGTGCCCGGCGAGGCCACCTGCCCGCGCATCCGGCGCGGCGACCTGATGGTCGGCATCTCGTGCTCCGGCACGACGATGAGCACGGTGCAGTTCGCCCGCATCGCCCGCGAGTCGAAGGCCAGCGTTGCCGCCCTCACGGCCGTGCCCGACTCCCCCTTCGCGCGCAACGCCGACCACGTCATCGTGGTGCCGGTCACGGGCAAAGACGTCAAGAAGCGCTATCGCTACGTGCTGGGACCGCACAACAACACCCTGTTCGAGCAGGCGCTGCTGCTCTACTTCGACGGACTCGTCTACTCCATCCTGGAGCGCAAGGGCATCCCCAAACGCCGCCTCAGCGACCGTCACGCGAACCTGGAGTAG